From Acidisarcina polymorpha, one genomic window encodes:
- a CDS encoding DUF892 family protein, with protein MGAAFRTEHYEIAGYQAAIAMAEALGMEEAVELLTLTLEAEGSAQHARRAKIRQREILREEER; from the coding sequence ATTGGGGCCGCCTTTAGGACCGAGCACTACGAGATTGCGGGGTACCAGGCAGCTATCGCGATGGCCGAGGCACTTGGTATGGAGGAGGCCGTCGAGCTCCTGACTTTGACCTTGGAGGCAGAGGGTTCCGCCCAACACGCCCGAAGAGCCAAAATCAGGCAAAGAGAAATCCTCCGAGAAGAAGAGCGTTGA
- a CDS encoding sigma factor yields the protein MLPIIKRFHDTAENDANLLQAVRRKDQQAMVTIFDRYASVVYTVALGIMEDHAAAEDVMQEVLFQVWTGSQTMNAHGVPFGVWLVCVTRSRALDASRKCRRSIPREQGVPGSAVNPAEEVAYNSPDFTSRQVNKKSSAVLIELVTNDDASR from the coding sequence ATGTTACCGATTATCAAACGATTCCATGACACCGCTGAGAACGACGCGAACCTCTTGCAGGCGGTCCGCCGCAAAGACCAGCAAGCGATGGTCACCATCTTTGACCGCTACGCGTCAGTAGTTTATACAGTGGCTCTTGGAATCATGGAGGATCACGCGGCGGCGGAAGATGTGATGCAGGAGGTCCTTTTTCAGGTTTGGACTGGATCGCAAACTATGAATGCGCACGGCGTTCCATTTGGGGTTTGGCTGGTATGCGTGACTCGCAGTCGGGCTCTTGATGCCTCTCGTAAGTGTCGTCGTTCTATTCCGAGAGAACAAGGGGTCCCGGGGTCAGCGGTGAACCCAGCTGAAGAAGTTGCATATAACTCGCCCGATTTCACGAGTCGGCAGGTCAACAAGAAATCTAGCGCCGTGTTGATCGAACTGGTGACCAATGATGATGCGTCTCGATGA
- a CDS encoding phosphate signaling complex PhoU family protein has protein sequence MAHREVDEMAYELLAKEQPMAVDLRFILSVIKINSDLERIGDQSMGIARRTLDLLAYDNAELPVDVAGMGEGASRMMVRTAVQDSLRQKLQEAADLCGRLLAHLEEIPATSLVSAPTAELSKQRP, from the coding sequence CTGGCCCACCGTGAAGTCGACGAAATGGCGTACGAGTTACTAGCCAAAGAACAGCCGATGGCGGTCGATCTACGTTTCATTCTGTCGGTAATCAAGATCAACAGCGATCTCGAGCGGATCGGCGATCAGTCCATGGGCATCGCGCGCCGCACGCTTGATCTATTGGCGTATGACAATGCAGAGTTGCCGGTGGATGTGGCGGGGATGGGCGAGGGGGCCTCGCGGATGATGGTTCGCACTGCCGTCCAGGATTCTCTTCGGCAGAAGCTGCAAGAGGCAGCGGATTTGTGTGGCCGGCTGCTGGCGCATCTGGAAGAAATTCCCGCAACCTCGCTCGTCTCGGCTCCCACAGCTGAGCTGTCAAAGCAGCGGCCCTGA
- a CDS encoding response regulator has product MPNSLPVRVFIVDDEYVIAATLATILKRSGYAATYFTNPFEALARVEADSPDLLISDVVMPEMSGVDLAIHIRAACPRCKILLFSGQAQTANLLRAARDKGHDFALLTKPVHPADLLAEIGSLVENGKANESAVGQIPV; this is encoded by the coding sequence GTGCCCAATTCGCTTCCGGTCCGAGTTTTTATTGTTGACGACGAGTATGTAATCGCGGCCACGCTGGCAACGATCCTTAAACGGAGCGGTTACGCCGCGACATACTTTACGAACCCTTTTGAAGCTCTGGCCCGAGTTGAGGCTGATTCCCCTGATTTGCTCATCTCTGACGTTGTGATGCCTGAAATGTCGGGAGTCGATCTTGCAATCCACATTAGAGCTGCGTGCCCTCGATGCAAGATCCTGCTGTTCTCCGGCCAGGCACAAACAGCGAACCTTCTCCGCGCCGCGAGGGACAAAGGGCATGATTTCGCATTGCTGACAAAGCCGGTACATCCAGCAGACCTCCTCGCTGAAATCGGCAGTCTAGTCGAAAACGGAAAGGCAAATGAGTCAGCAGTCGGACAAATACCTGTGTGA
- a CDS encoding PQQ-binding-like beta-propeller repeat protein → MLRITCLILFITGTVSLAENVLTRNYDNARSGANLNETILTPANVGGLKKLFTVNVDGEVYAQPLYMANLTIEEVTRNVVFVATMNNSVYALNADTGAQLWHVRYGTPVKTTDVQYSKNPNINPSSPTGILSTPVIDPASGILYYDHGEELTSGSTKTYSHHLEAIDIHSGNKLLNSPVTISEPYTTADGTFNFLAKSENQRSSLALASGNIYVMFASHNDQSNGYHGWVYAYSASDLGFVASYMTTTTGVKGGIWQAGSAPAIDTAGNLYISVGNGDYDLSPKGVQQTGESFIKLSPTLTLLDWFTPHDAGSLNSGDMDLGSSGILLVDDEYIVGGGKAGVIYVDNTSNLGKFNSSEDQVLQEFQAVYGRGSSHIHGTPIYFSGKVYVWGENDYLRGFHFSSGLFNTSPFAESSMTAPVTHDNGAMPGGFLSVSANGTTNAIIWASTPYNANATEATVEGVLYALDPNTLKVLWSDKMHDSRDDVGMFAKFVPLTVANGKVYAVNFGPKGTTGAAGQLVVYGLGQ, encoded by the coding sequence ATGCTCCGCATCACTTGCTTAATTCTCTTCATCACAGGAACCGTCAGCCTTGCCGAAAACGTACTCACGCGCAACTACGACAATGCTCGTAGCGGCGCTAACCTGAACGAGACAATCCTCACTCCCGCGAACGTGGGCGGCCTCAAAAAGCTCTTCACTGTGAACGTTGACGGCGAGGTCTATGCCCAGCCACTCTACATGGCTAACCTGACAATCGAGGAGGTCACACGAAATGTCGTCTTCGTTGCAACCATGAACAATAGCGTTTACGCCTTGAATGCCGATACCGGCGCCCAGCTTTGGCATGTACGGTACGGCACCCCAGTCAAAACGACAGACGTCCAATACTCCAAGAACCCGAATATCAATCCCTCGTCACCGACGGGGATCCTCTCAACGCCCGTGATCGATCCGGCCTCGGGAATTCTTTATTACGATCACGGCGAGGAACTGACTTCAGGGTCCACAAAGACCTACAGCCACCACCTGGAGGCGATCGACATACACTCCGGCAATAAGCTCCTGAACTCGCCGGTGACCATCAGCGAGCCCTACACGACGGCAGACGGCACCTTCAATTTCCTCGCCAAAAGCGAGAACCAGCGGTCCAGCTTAGCGCTTGCCAGTGGCAACATCTACGTTATGTTCGCGAGCCACAACGATCAAAGCAATGGCTATCACGGATGGGTCTACGCCTACTCCGCGAGTGATCTTGGCTTCGTTGCCAGCTACATGACCACAACTACTGGAGTCAAGGGCGGCATTTGGCAAGCTGGCTCCGCGCCGGCGATCGATACGGCGGGAAACCTCTACATCTCAGTTGGAAATGGCGACTACGATTTAAGCCCGAAAGGCGTCCAGCAGACTGGCGAAAGTTTCATCAAGCTCAGCCCGACACTCACACTCCTCGACTGGTTCACGCCGCACGATGCCGGATCTCTGAACTCAGGAGATATGGACCTTGGCTCGTCCGGCATTCTGCTTGTCGATGACGAATACATCGTCGGCGGTGGTAAGGCTGGCGTGATCTATGTGGACAACACCAGCAACCTCGGAAAGTTCAACTCGTCCGAGGACCAGGTTCTGCAAGAGTTCCAGGCAGTCTACGGCAGGGGATCCAGCCACATTCACGGAACGCCGATTTATTTCAGCGGCAAGGTCTACGTTTGGGGCGAGAATGACTATCTTCGAGGCTTCCATTTCTCGAGCGGTTTGTTCAACACGAGTCCGTTCGCCGAGAGCAGCATGACAGCGCCCGTAACCCATGACAATGGCGCAATGCCCGGCGGCTTCTTGTCCGTCTCCGCGAACGGCACGACAAACGCGATCATCTGGGCATCCACTCCCTACAACGCTAATGCCACGGAAGCTACAGTCGAGGGTGTGCTCTATGCTCTGGATCCCAATACGCTCAAGGTGCTCTGGAGCGATAAAATGCATGACTCAAGGGACGACGTTGGGATGTTTGCCAAGTTCGTTCCCCTGACTGTGGCGAATGGGAAAGTCTACGCAGTCAACTTTGGACCAAAAGGAACGACCGGTGCTGCAGGACAATTAGTTGTCTATGGGTTGGGCCAGTAA
- a CDS encoding DUF1501 domain-containing protein yields the protein MNRRSFIRTASLAAAGHAAGLRPFGMMNAFAQGSSDYKALVCIFLFGGNDANNTIIPFDTADYASYAKIRGPLALAQNTLLPLTPLPNYALNPNLPDIQSLFNNGKAAIVANVGTLVQPLTRAQYLASQSLAPSSLFSHPDQQLQWQNYPQSGATPTGWAGRIADYMTPIYNPNGQVPMVTSCDGDTLFCDGASTSPVAVIPGSVQAGKCSESSSTCQSRQATAQQILTFESGVSLVQADNDITANAYKYDGILATALQSVTLQTKFPNDGALGSQLQQIAQMIKIGPSLGINRQIFFAGVGNFDTHAAQLSVQSSLLAMISPAIGAFYAATQELGVANQVTTFTMSDFNRAYQPNGNNGSDHAWGSNLFVLGGAVKGGKVYGTMPTLALGGPDDSGSNGRWVPTTASVQYAATLASWFGVPAAELANIFPNIGNFPKANLGFVG from the coding sequence ATGAATCGTCGCAGCTTTATTCGCACCGCATCGTTAGCAGCCGCCGGACACGCCGCCGGCTTACGTCCCTTCGGCATGATGAACGCTTTCGCTCAAGGCTCCTCCGACTACAAGGCGCTCGTCTGCATCTTCCTGTTCGGGGGAAATGACGCCAACAATACCATCATCCCCTTCGACACCGCCGACTATGCCAGCTATGCGAAAATTCGCGGCCCCCTGGCGCTTGCCCAGAACACGCTGCTGCCGCTGACGCCCCTGCCGAACTACGCCCTCAATCCGAATCTGCCCGATATCCAGTCGCTCTTCAATAACGGAAAGGCCGCGATCGTAGCCAACGTCGGCACCCTGGTGCAGCCGCTGACCCGCGCCCAATACCTGGCCTCACAGTCGCTTGCCCCGAGCAGCCTGTTCTCGCATCCCGACCAGCAATTGCAGTGGCAGAACTATCCTCAGTCGGGGGCGACGCCCACCGGCTGGGCCGGCCGCATCGCCGACTACATGACCCCCATCTACAATCCGAATGGGCAAGTTCCGATGGTCACCTCCTGTGACGGGGACACGTTGTTCTGCGATGGCGCATCCACTTCGCCGGTGGCGGTCATTCCGGGAAGCGTCCAAGCGGGTAAGTGCTCGGAGTCGTCATCGACCTGCCAAAGCAGGCAGGCGACAGCCCAACAGATCCTCACCTTTGAGAGCGGCGTTTCGCTCGTCCAGGCCGACAACGACATCACCGCCAATGCCTACAAATATGACGGCATTCTGGCCACTGCCCTGCAATCGGTTACTCTCCAGACGAAATTTCCGAACGACGGAGCGCTCGGATCGCAGCTTCAACAGATTGCGCAGATGATTAAGATCGGACCGTCACTGGGCATCAACCGGCAGATCTTCTTTGCCGGTGTAGGCAACTTTGACACCCATGCCGCCCAGCTCTCCGTCCAGAGCAGCCTGCTCGCCATGATCAGCCCAGCGATCGGAGCTTTCTACGCGGCCACCCAGGAACTGGGAGTGGCGAACCAAGTGACGACGTTCACCATGTCGGACTTCAACCGCGCCTATCAACCCAATGGAAATAACGGCAGCGATCACGCCTGGGGAAGCAATCTCTTCGTGCTTGGCGGCGCTGTGAAAGGCGGAAAGGTCTACGGAACCATGCCCACGCTAGCTCTCGGCGGCCCGGACGACTCCGGCAGCAACGGACGGTGGGTCCCCACCACGGCCTCCGTGCAGTACGCCGCCACACTGGCTTCCTGGTTCGGCGTACCGGCCGCTGAGCTAGCCAACATCTTTCCCAACATTGGCAATTTCCCCAAAGCCAATCTCGGCTTCGTGGGTTAG
- a CDS encoding Crp/Fnr family transcriptional regulator: MKNPAQTAFDPEAYLATAGVGRKIVRFMEGHVLFSQGSRCDSVFYLQKGRARLTIVSAAGKEATITVFTAGDFIGEACIAAAAGPHLATATAVTGCSALKMERKEIIRVLHEQRAFSDLFIASLLVRSMRTQADLVDQLFNSSEKRLARVLLLMAEFGQPGEVADDKTLIPPITQQALAEMIGTTRPRVSFFMNRFRKLGYVEYKERIYVHRALLNVILHDQVSGANFQNASLLDEGRDESEAARHRAKSLRAISRS; the protein is encoded by the coding sequence ATGAAGAATCCGGCCCAAACTGCATTTGACCCCGAAGCCTACCTTGCCACTGCCGGAGTCGGCCGCAAGATTGTGCGATTCATGGAAGGCCATGTCTTGTTTTCGCAGGGAAGCCGCTGCGATTCGGTCTTTTACCTTCAAAAGGGCCGGGCCAGGCTCACGATTGTTTCCGCAGCCGGAAAAGAAGCCACGATCACCGTTTTCACGGCCGGCGACTTCATTGGAGAGGCATGCATTGCGGCGGCTGCCGGGCCGCATCTGGCGACAGCGACAGCTGTCACCGGGTGTAGCGCACTCAAGATGGAAAGAAAGGAGATAATCCGCGTTCTGCATGAGCAACGTGCCTTCTCCGATCTGTTTATAGCTTCTCTGCTGGTCCGCAGTATGCGAACCCAAGCCGACCTTGTTGACCAACTTTTTAATTCCAGTGAAAAGCGTCTGGCAAGAGTTCTGTTGTTGATGGCCGAGTTCGGGCAGCCGGGAGAAGTCGCCGACGACAAAACACTCATTCCGCCGATTACGCAGCAAGCCCTGGCCGAAATGATTGGAACGACCCGGCCGCGCGTGAGTTTTTTCATGAATCGCTTCCGCAAGCTGGGATATGTCGAATACAAGGAGCGCATTTACGTTCACAGGGCTTTGCTCAACGTGATTCTGCACGACCAGGTTTCCGGAGCAAACTTTCAGAACGCCTCTCTTCTGGACGAAGGCAGGGACGAATCCGAGGCGGCAAGACACCGGGCAAAGTCCCTTCGTGCCATTTCGCGCTCTTAA
- a CDS encoding IS6 family transposase, translating to MSDFKWRQFEGAVILWAVRWYCRYGISYRDIKQMMGERGVSVDHSTIYRWVQRYAPEMEKRLRWQWRRPQSTSWRVDETYVKVRGRWTYLYRALGKHGETIDFYLSPTRNAQAAKRFLGKALRSLKGLEKPEVINTDKAPAYGIAIAELKAEGKCPQTTMHRQVKYLNNVIEADHGKLKQLIRPVRGFKTLKTAYATIKGFEVMRALRKGQAAVFNLTRDILGEARIVERAFGIGPCALAEAVALIDERLLVQTA from the coding sequence ATGTCAGATTTCAAATGGCGTCAATTTGAAGGAGCGGTCATCCTTTGGGCGGTGCGTTGGTACTGTCGCTATGGCATCAGTTATCGGGATATCAAGCAGATGATGGGCGAACGCGGCGTGAGCGTTGATCATTCCACGATCTACCGCTGGGTTCAAAGATATGCGCCTGAGATGGAGAAGCGGCTGCGCTGGCAGTGGCGACGCCCGCAATCGACGAGCTGGCGAGTCGACGAAACGTACGTAAAAGTTCGCGGTCGATGGACCTACCTATACCGGGCGCTCGGCAAGCATGGGGAGACGATCGACTTCTATCTCTCCCCAACACGGAACGCCCAAGCGGCAAAACGCTTCCTTGGCAAGGCATTACGCAGCTTGAAGGGCTTGGAGAAGCCGGAGGTCATCAACACGGATAAAGCGCCGGCCTATGGTATTGCGATTGCAGAACTGAAGGCCGAAGGCAAATGTCCCCAGACAACGATGCATCGACAGGTCAAGTACTTGAACAACGTCATCGAGGCCGATCATGGCAAGCTGAAACAACTCATCCGTCCAGTGCGGGGCTTCAAGACGCTGAAGACTGCCTATGCGACGATCAAAGGTTTTGAGGTGATGCGTGCTTTACGGAAGGGTCAGGCGGCAGTCTTCAATCTCACGCGTGACATCTTGGGTGAGGCACGCATCGTCGAACGCGCTTTCGGCATTGGCCCTTGTGCTCTTGCAGAGGCGGTAGCGCTCATCGATGAAAGACTTCTAGTTCAAACTGCTTGA
- a CDS encoding Crp/Fnr family transcriptional regulator, protein MSTVTFKNTLLKSLAPEIIARLHLRPVTFELEHEIEYPGRSIEHLFFVEEGMASMTTTFQNGSQVEVGMFGYESVIGVSALMGTKQSLNRVYTQIAGKGYSCTIEVARREFRLGGAFQEMALRYVQAQLVQVIQSAGCNATHNLEQRLARWLLICADRAHSDTFEMSHEYLAQMLGASRPTVSTTAFILKGRHLIEYNYGLIRILDVSGLENVACECYQVIKEHLNNYAEFESGITA, encoded by the coding sequence ATGTCCACTGTTACGTTCAAGAACACACTCCTAAAAAGCCTGGCTCCTGAGATCATTGCGCGCCTTCATCTCCGTCCCGTCACATTCGAATTGGAGCATGAAATCGAATATCCCGGCAGGTCGATTGAACACCTCTTCTTCGTAGAGGAGGGAATGGCCTCAATGACCACTACCTTTCAGAATGGCTCCCAGGTTGAAGTTGGGATGTTCGGATACGAGTCGGTCATCGGTGTGTCCGCCCTGATGGGAACCAAGCAGAGCCTCAACCGTGTCTACACGCAAATTGCAGGAAAAGGCTACTCGTGCACCATTGAGGTTGCGAGAAGAGAATTCCGGCTGGGCGGTGCTTTCCAGGAGATGGCGCTGCGCTATGTTCAGGCCCAGCTTGTGCAGGTCATTCAGTCTGCCGGCTGCAACGCAACGCACAACCTTGAGCAAAGGCTCGCCCGATGGTTACTGATCTGTGCAGATCGAGCCCATAGCGACACCTTCGAGATGTCGCATGAATATCTGGCCCAAATGTTGGGAGCGAGCAGGCCGACTGTCTCGACGACGGCCTTCATTTTGAAAGGACGTCACCTCATCGAGTACAACTATGGACTGATCCGCATCCTCGACGTTTCCGGCCTCGAAAATGTGGCTTGTGAGTGCTACCAGGTCATCAAGGAGCACCTCAATAACTACGCCGAGTTTGAAAGCGGTATCACAGCATAG
- a CDS encoding DUF1800 family protein — protein sequence MFTDKVLSTLTYIVKKQIVITTVVVVALSSAYSQGQQTIEITGTNSDGTDTGSARLNTPVSLTAKVSAGPDQVVKWSVVGEGSVSALTNNSARYTPPLAMPSSRSVTIKAYLHAAPSVTHSYVVSLIYPVPTISSTAIPQAEAGFTYTNTNVRGAGFVSGTMVSANGIALKTAYKDWNDLSVTLPVPGKASGSLLLKATNPTPGGGAGASYDQPVQPTTIALTATDVDGTNTGTARLGVNVNMAAVVTGSVAKTIDWSVTGTGKISSSGVYTPPATMLGSTAVVVRATLSSNSAVSSSYHLTLVNPRPVIENMSPLNVPVGATTSVTLTGQGFVPGTAVISNVGTVASTTYKSATSVVVQLSLPASASGTLSLQAKNPTPGGGLGAALQSGLSTLHITASNPDGKDTGTARLGVPVRLTATVANSQYGSISWKLQGPGKLVPSGDTGQYATYTPLSSGSLSTGVKITAYMSSYPALATTYTLDVTNPIPAVVSASPAHLLSGGTQQITLAGSGFVPGTIVLFNGASLPISYVTYNAATMKVPVSSTATGTLDLQVRNPTPGGGTGNTFTESVAPSSITLTATDANGTNTGTAELRTKVTMVSNVNGSAQETVTWSVSGAGSISSSGVYTAPATLPTNRAVTITAVLASNSTIKASYRLDVINPVAVIEGSNPSLTPAGKSTAITFTGTGFVPSTVVLVNNTPVPTTYQSATSVVAEVTVAANETENLSITARNPAPGGGTSLFYLESISASLGVRAAARILDQTTFGPTDSLIQHVQQEGIEAWLSEQFKAPQTVLAPVYANHPSYCSAAIYCTESEWYKAGLTGNDQLRQRVAFALSELYVISAFPITGVGVTPYINMLAKDSFTNWHQIMTDVTLSPAMGIYLDMLDSHSPTGTEIADENYAREFMQLFNMGIYLLNQDGTLQLDGKGNPIPAYTEAQVEAFARAYTGWTYANADGSTPSSLIGVPNYFHPMVAVEADHDTNPKTLLNDTDPTSYKGTTLSAGQTAEHDVQDAITNVFNHPNVPPFVSKQLIQHLVTSMPSPGYVSRVASVFTNDGNGVRGDMTAVLNAIFTDPEARAGDTDASADVGKLREPILWLTAVMRGLSVTNVDPHDYYDQLSTYLVPLGERPFAASSVFNFFSPSYVIPGTTLNAPEFGIENTASVATLLTLADRLMMNKFVSFNVDLSATSSWGQMASTPSVLVDALGTLFMHAEMDPNIRASIISEVSSVTDLGQRVRLAVYLVITASQYKVSH from the coding sequence ATGTTCACGGATAAAGTGTTATCTACTCTTACTTATATAGTGAAGAAGCAGATTGTCATTACCACTGTGGTCGTAGTGGCACTAAGCTCAGCTTATTCACAAGGTCAGCAGACCATTGAGATCACCGGGACGAATTCGGACGGGACGGATACGGGGAGTGCCCGCCTCAACACGCCCGTGAGCCTGACAGCAAAGGTCTCTGCGGGACCTGATCAAGTGGTTAAGTGGAGTGTTGTCGGCGAAGGCAGTGTTTCCGCTTTAACCAACAATAGCGCTAGATACACTCCACCACTGGCCATGCCATCAAGCCGGAGCGTAACTATAAAGGCTTACCTGCATGCAGCGCCTTCGGTGACGCACTCCTATGTGGTGTCGCTGATCTATCCGGTGCCAACGATCTCTTCGACAGCCATTCCTCAGGCAGAGGCGGGATTCACCTACACCAACACCAATGTAAGGGGCGCGGGGTTTGTTTCGGGAACGATGGTGAGCGCCAACGGGATTGCCTTAAAGACGGCTTATAAGGACTGGAACGATCTATCGGTCACGCTTCCGGTTCCGGGCAAGGCGAGCGGATCCCTACTTTTGAAGGCTACGAATCCAACACCCGGAGGAGGTGCGGGGGCAAGCTACGATCAGCCCGTTCAACCCACAACGATCGCACTTACAGCCACGGATGTGGACGGCACTAACACCGGAACAGCCAGACTAGGCGTGAACGTCAACATGGCTGCGGTCGTGACCGGATCCGTCGCCAAAACCATCGACTGGAGTGTGACCGGAACCGGAAAGATCTCCAGCAGTGGCGTCTACACGCCGCCCGCGACGATGCTGGGCAGTACAGCCGTTGTAGTGAGAGCAACTCTGAGTTCCAATTCAGCGGTATCAAGCTCCTATCACCTTACCCTGGTGAATCCGAGACCGGTAATCGAAAACATGAGCCCGCTGAATGTGCCAGTTGGTGCGACAACTTCAGTGACGCTCACCGGCCAGGGCTTTGTTCCAGGGACTGCGGTTATCTCGAACGTCGGTACAGTTGCGAGCACAACTTATAAGTCGGCCACTTCCGTGGTCGTTCAGTTGTCACTGCCTGCCTCGGCATCGGGCACTCTGTCGTTGCAGGCGAAGAACCCCACTCCTGGCGGCGGCCTGGGAGCAGCTTTGCAGTCGGGACTCTCGACCTTGCACATTACTGCAAGCAATCCAGATGGAAAAGATACTGGAACGGCGCGACTGGGCGTGCCGGTCCGCTTGACAGCGACCGTAGCGAATTCTCAGTACGGTTCAATTAGCTGGAAGTTGCAAGGTCCGGGTAAGCTCGTGCCTTCCGGCGATACTGGCCAATATGCGACTTACACACCTCTATCTTCCGGTTCTCTCAGCACCGGCGTGAAAATCACGGCCTACATGTCTTCCTACCCAGCATTGGCTACGACCTATACGCTTGATGTGACCAATCCCATTCCGGCGGTCGTCTCGGCTAGCCCGGCCCACCTATTGAGTGGCGGAACGCAGCAAATCACCTTAGCAGGATCCGGATTCGTTCCTGGCACGATAGTGCTCTTCAATGGGGCTTCACTTCCTATCTCGTATGTCACCTACAACGCAGCGACGATGAAAGTGCCGGTATCGTCAACTGCGACGGGAACGCTCGACCTACAGGTTCGAAACCCGACACCTGGAGGGGGCACGGGAAACACTTTCACCGAATCGGTTGCGCCAAGTTCTATCACTCTCACAGCCACCGATGCCAACGGAACCAATACCGGCACGGCCGAGCTGCGCACGAAGGTCACCATGGTTTCCAATGTGAACGGTTCGGCCCAGGAGACTGTGACTTGGAGCGTATCTGGAGCCGGCTCTATCTCGAGCAGCGGGGTTTATACCGCGCCGGCGACGCTTCCAACCAATAGAGCGGTGACCATCACGGCTGTATTGGCTTCAAACTCGACGATCAAGGCGAGCTATCGCCTGGATGTCATCAATCCTGTCGCGGTGATCGAGGGCTCCAATCCGTCGTTGACACCAGCAGGAAAGTCGACGGCCATCACCTTCACCGGTACCGGATTTGTCCCAAGCACGGTGGTCCTGGTGAACAACACCCCCGTGCCGACGACCTATCAGTCGGCGACATCGGTGGTTGCAGAAGTGACGGTAGCGGCGAATGAGACCGAAAATCTCTCGATCACGGCTCGAAATCCCGCACCCGGGGGTGGAACAAGCCTCTTCTATCTGGAGTCGATCTCGGCCTCGCTGGGGGTCAGGGCAGCTGCCCGGATCCTCGATCAGACGACATTTGGACCAACAGACTCGCTGATCCAGCATGTTCAACAAGAGGGGATCGAGGCCTGGCTGTCAGAACAGTTCAAGGCTCCGCAGACGGTGTTGGCGCCGGTGTATGCAAACCATCCTTCCTATTGCAGTGCGGCGATCTACTGCACGGAGTCCGAATGGTATAAGGCAGGACTGACTGGCAATGATCAGCTCCGGCAGAGGGTGGCTTTCGCGCTCAGCGAACTGTATGTGATCTCGGCTTTTCCGATTACCGGAGTCGGGGTCACTCCATACATCAACATGCTGGCTAAAGATTCCTTCACTAACTGGCACCAGATCATGACCGACGTGACGTTGTCGCCGGCCATGGGCATTTACCTGGACATGCTGGACAGCCACTCGCCGACCGGAACTGAGATAGCCGACGAGAACTACGCGCGGGAGTTCATGCAGTTATTCAACATGGGAATCTACCTTCTGAATCAGGATGGCACCCTGCAGCTGGACGGCAAGGGGAATCCCATCCCTGCTTATACGGAAGCCCAGGTGGAGGCCTTTGCCCGGGCCTATACCGGCTGGACTTATGCCAACGCGGATGGTTCCACTCCGTCTTCCTTGATCGGGGTACCCAACTACTTTCATCCCATGGTGGCCGTCGAGGCCGACCATGATACGAATCCCAAGACACTGTTGAACGATACGGATCCCACGTCGTACAAAGGGACTACCTTGTCTGCCGGCCAGACGGCGGAGCACGACGTGCAGGACGCGATCACCAACGTCTTCAACCATCCCAACGTTCCTCCTTTCGTCTCCAAGCAGCTCATTCAACACCTGGTCACCAGCATGCCGAGCCCCGGCTATGTCTCCCGCGTGGCTTCGGTGTTTACCAACGACGGCAATGGCGTCCGCGGAGATATGACCGCGGTGTTGAACGCTATCTTTACCGATCCTGAAGCCAGGGCCGGGGACACGGATGCTTCCGCCGACGTAGGGAAACTGCGCGAGCCGATTCTCTGGCTGACGGCGGTCATGCGCGGCCTGAGCGTCACGAATGTCGACCCCCACGACTATTACGATCAGTTGTCCACCTATCTGGTGCCGCTTGGGGAACGGCCGTTTGCCGCGTCGAGCGTCTTCAATTTCTTCTCGCCCAGCTACGTGATTCCGGGAACCACCTTGAACGCGCCGGAGTTCGGGATCGAGAACACCGCCAGTGTCGCCACCCTGCTCACTCTGGCCGACAGGCTGATGATGAACAAGTTCGTCAGCTTCAATGTGGACCTGAGCGCCACCAGTTCTTGGGGACAGATGGCGTCCACCCCCTCGGTTCTGGTCGATGCTCTCGGCACCCTCTTCATGCATGCGGAGATGGATCCGAATATCCGCGCATCGATCATCAGCGAAGTCAGCTCGGTGACCGATTTAGGGCAACGCGTCAGGCTGGCTGTCTACCTGGTCATCACCGCGTCGCAGTACAAGGTCTCCCACTAA
- a CDS encoding helix-turn-helix domain-containing protein, translating to MHSRGCQERIPTGRHVSGNGAPLCPGAACPSHSVCNATHNFEQRLARWLLICADRAHSDTFEMAREYLAQMLGASRPTVSIRPSF from the coding sequence TTGCACAGTCGAGGATGCCAGGAGAGAATTCCGACGGGGCGGCATGTTTCAGGAAATGGCGCTCCGCTATGTCCAGGCGCAGCGTGTCCAAGTCATTCAGTCTGCAATGCAACGCACAACTTTGAGCAAAGGCTTGCCCGATGGTTACTGATCTGCGCGGATCGAGCCCATAGCGACACCTTCGAGATGGCGCGTGAATATCTGGCACAGATGTTGGGAGCGAGCAGGCCAACCGTCTCGATACGGCCTTCATTTTGA